One Tubulanus polymorphus chromosome 5, tnTubPoly1.2, whole genome shotgun sequence DNA segment encodes these proteins:
- the LOC141905890 gene encoding peroxisomal membrane protein 11B-like, with protein MDIAGTVVKINSQTTGRDKLCRIVQYGSKFIWWYLQSKPNNEEFVKKFKHLEYSISTTRKVLRFAKSFDILLSALRTVRLDDFTLRLLVTLSKISQALYLIVDNIILLNRLKLVPIDLQSWSQLSNKYWLMMLILNLTRDINEIYVSIMREIVYEEKKNEIVGKHSGNRVKPKTHTWSQIIVKCLIENKVILLDSVKNSCDIVLPLSSLGYIAPNSGIQGLCGVVSSILGIIPVIDPMFKLIPS; from the exons AATTGTACAATATGGCAGTAAATTTATCTGGTGGTATTTACAATCAAAACCGAATAATGAAGAATTCGTGAAGAAATTTAAACACCTCGAATATTCTATCAGTACAACTAGAAAAg ttCTGAGATTTGCTAAAAGTTTTGATATTCTCCTGTCAGCTTTGAGGACTGTTCGATTGGATGATTTTACTTTGAGATTATTGGTGACGCTCTCAAAAATATCGCAAGCTCTTTATCTCATAGTTGATAATATCATTCTATTGAATCGTTTAAAACTGGTTCCTATCGATCTTCAATCGTGGTCACAGTTATCGAATAAGTATTGGCTGATGATGCTGATTCTAAATCTGACTCGAGATATCAATGAGATTTACGTATCGATAATGAGAGAGATTGTTTACGAGGAGAAGAAGAACGAGATTGTGGGGAAACATTCCGGGAACCGTGTGAAACCTAAAACTCACACCTGGTCGCAAATAATCGTTAAATGTTTAATCGAAAACAAAGTGATTTTATTGGATAGTGTAAAGAATTCATGTGATATCGTTTTACCTCTGAGTTCATTAGGTTATATAGCGCCGAATTCTGGGATTCAAGGTCTTTGTGGAGTTGTGTCTTCGATACTCGGTATTATTCCGGTTATTGACCCAATGTTCAAACTAATTCCTTCCTAA